A stretch of DNA from Mucilaginibacter daejeonensis:
GGTTGATCAAAATAGTGTATACATTATATTTTTCGGGATCGAGATTAGCCGCTATGTTCTTGGCGCTATTGATCGATACCTCGTATTCGCCAGTGTAGCCACCAGCTAAAAGGGCAATGTTCTTTTTGCTCATGATGGTCAAATATATAAAAAGCCCCATCCAAAGCCAACGGAAGCCCCCTCTAAATCTCCCTCGGGAGGGGAGACTATAGAACCAATTACTTTTTTTCAAAAGCCCTCCCTTCCGGGGAGGGTTTGGGTGGGGCTTTTCATATATTTGCAAAATGCCTTATAAAGAACGCGACATCAACAAAATGTACTATACCATGGGCGAGGTTACGGCCATGTTCGGCGTTAACCATTCGTTGCTGAGGTACTACGAAAAGGAATTTGATGTACTGCAGCCCAAAAAGAACAAAAAAGGCAACCGCTATTTTACCACCGAGGACATCGAGAACCTCAAGATCATCTTCCACCTGGTGCGCGACAAAGGCTTCACCATCCAAGGCGCAAAAGACCACATGAAGAGCAACACCAACGAGGTAAAAGATCAGCAAACCATTCTCAACTCCCTGGAGAACCTAAAGAAGTTCCTGTTAGAGGTGAGGGACGCGTTGTAGGTAATATCAATCGCATGCCTTGCGAGCGTAGCATGGTAGCTGCACGCGTAGATCAGTTACTGATCTACTTCAATGGGTTATTGTGAGCGTAGCGTGGCGATCGCAATTAAACAATAAACGGTGGCCTGTCAGCACGCCCGGCCGGGAGCAGGCCAGTGCGGTGGCAGGGATCGGGCTGACTTGAATTTTTGCTTCTTTTGTTTCAAGACAGAAAAAGTAGCCTTAGCGGCAATGAGCGTCACCGAGCGATAGGTCCAGAACGAGCAAGTGGCCCTACTATCCACTTATTTTCCCTTTCCTTCCTCAAACCCAAAACAACCTTCTATCTTCGATCCTTACAACTACTCAACAATAACATGGCCTCAGGTTTTTTTGCGATACTGGATGATATTGGCGCTTTAATGGACGATGTTGCCGTGGCCACCAAAGTGGCGACCGGTAAAACGGCCGGCATATTGGGCGACGACCTTGCCGTTAACGCCGAAAAAGCCACCGGTTTTTTGTCCTCCCGCGAGTTGCCGGTATTATGGGCTATAACCAAGGGTTCCTTCCTGAACAAGCTCATCATCGTTCCGATCGTGTTGCTGCTTAACGCTTTCTTTCCCATTGCGATCAAGATCGTATTGGTGCTGGGCGGATTTTATCTGGCTTACGAAGGCGTGGAGAAAGTGATCGAGTTCTTGTTCCACCGCAATAAGGCCGGCCACGAAGTGATCGCCGAGCGACAGGACGACCAGGACGCCGAAAAGACCAAGATCAGGTCGGCCATCACTACCGACATGATCTTATCGATCGAGATCGTGATCATTGCTTTGAGTTCTGTTATCGATAGCAGCCTTACTACTCAAATATTGACGGTTTCTATCGTATCTATATTAGCCACCGTAGGTGTGTACGGCATCGTGGCCATCATCGTAAGGATGGATGATACCGGTTATAAACTTATCAAATTGGGCAATAACAAGGGCATGCTGCTAAGCGTAGGTAACGGATTGGTGAAAGCGCTGCCGGTGATCATCAAGATACTCAGTGTAGTGGGTACCATAGCCCTTATCCTGGTATCGGGCGGCATCTTCTCGCATAACATTGAGTATGCTCATCATTTGTTGCCTTCTCTTCCATCGTTCCTGAAAGACCTACTGCTGGGCATTGCCGGCGGACTGATCACCGTAGCTTTAGTGATGGCCGGTAAATGGTTGTATAAAACGGTGAAGCCAGCTGCATAGCTATTGAGCCGATAATCGTACCTTAGGAGCAACTTACCCGACCGACCTGCTCGCATGCTCCGCATTCAAAAAAGTGAGATACCGCTTTTCTACTGGCTGCTGCCTTTTGTGGCGGGTATCATTTTGGGCTTGTGGCCGGTCTCTCCCAATGTTGACAGCTTTGTTGAAGCGACCTTGCTGATCAGTGCAGTGCTCTTCTTAGGATCGGGCTTACTTTACGATACTGCGAAGCTTCACCGATGGCCTTGGATAGGTGGCCTGTTATTGAACATCCTGCTCATTAGCGGCGGATGGTATGTGATGCGACAGCATGACCAGCTTAGCTCCACTGATCATTTCTCCCGAACGAACGCTGCATACATGATCGTACGTATCACCGACGAACCGCGCCAAAAAGGGATATACACCCGTATGGTGGCTCAGGTACAAGCTACGGTAGATCCCCGGACCATTCAACATCCTGCTACCGGCAAAATGCTGCTTACCCTGGCAGCCGACAGCAACAGCCACTTATTGCGTTACGGCGATCAGTTGGTCATACCCGCTATCTATAAGCCCATTGATCCGCCTTTTAACCCGGCTGAATTCAATTACAAACGCTATCTGGCCCATCAGAACATCTACCATCAGGCTTTCATTACAAGGACAGGCTTGCGTATCATCGAACACGATACTGGTAACCCGATGGTCGCTTTCGCATTGAACATGCGCCAGCGGCTGGTAAGGTCAATGAAGATGTACATTCATGACCAGCAAGCCGCCGCCATTGCGAGCACTTTGCTGCTTGGTTATAAAGCCGACCTAAGCGAGGATGTGCTTCAGGCTTACTCTAAGACCGGCACTATCCACGTGCTGTCGGTCTCCGGTGCACATGTGGCGATTTTCTTTGTACTGATCAGCTTCTTGCTTCGTCCGTTTAAGCATCACCGATACGGTAAGCTGCTCAACGCGGTGCTATCCGTCACCCTGGTCTGGGCTTATGCCATACTTACGGGCCTGTCACCTGCCGTGTGCAGGGCTGCGCTGATGCTGAGTATGCTGATCATTGGCAAGGCCGGATCAAGGCAAGTGCATGCGCTGAACATGCTGGGCTTTTCGGCATTTGTATTGCTCGTTTATGACCCATTGCTCATCACCGATGTTGGCTTTCAGTTGTCTTACCTTGCGGTGTTCGGCTTGGTGGCTGTGCAGCCGGTGATCGCCGACCCTTGGGAAGTGGAGAACAAGTGGCTAAAAAAACTGTGGTACTTATGCTCTGCTTCACTTGCCGCGCAACTGGTCACCTTCCCGCTAAGCATTTATTATTTCCACCAGTTCCCGGTATACTTCCTGATCAGTAACCTGCTTATCATACTTCCATCGGAAGCGATCATGATGGTAGGCCTGGCGTTTTTGCTCACGACCTTCTTCCCGGCCATTCACACCCTCAGCGGTTGGCTCGCATACTTGCTCGAGCATTTGATCTTGTTCATGAACGCCATATTAAGTTATATCGAACACTTACCTTTCGCCAGTTGGGGTAAACTTTGGCTTAATGGCGCCGAACATCTGCTGCTATACCTGGTGATCACATTGCTCATCGTGTACATCACTTATCGTCGACCATACCAATTACTTAGCGGTGTGGCCTGCTTACTTGTACTTTGTACCAGCTTGAGTTGGAAAGCGATCAATTCGCAGCAACATGACCAGCTGATCTATCTCAACCTTAAAAAGAACACCGGTATCATATTTAAAACGCGGGACCAAGCCGTTGTGGTAAGTGACCTGCTCCCTACCGACAAGAAGTTCAATTACAGCATCCGCCCTTGTTTGGATAGTCTCGGCGTTGAGCGAATGACGGCGGTGCCACTATCTGCAGACCTAAAGACGACGTACTTGCAAAAAAGGGGTCCGCTGATCCAGTTCCAAAAAAGAACTCTACTACTGATTGAACCTTTGCTGCAAAAAATGGTCATAGCTAACAAACTAACGGTGAACGACATCCTGTTGACGCATAACCCACATACCGATATTGCACCCCTGTTGCGTAACTACCGCTTTGAGCGTTTGATAGCTGATGCTAATACCAGCAAACAGCGCAGCGAGCGTTTAAAACATCAGGCCGACAGTGCCGGCGTGAATTTATTTTTATTACGACGTAACAAAGCCCTGATAACGCTATCTAAAGAATAATTTATACCTTTAATTTGATTCAAGCACATAAATAACATCATGAATAGATTTTTCACCGTTGCGATGGGTGTTGCCCTAAGCACCCTGGCCCTGAGTGCCAGCGCACAAAAAAACTACACCGAAGGTTTGGCTACTTATACCGGTAGTGCAGGCGGTCAAACATTAGAGGCCAAAGTATATTTCAAAGGCGATTCATCAGCTACGGTAATGCAACAAGGTCCGGCCAACATTAAAGTGTTGGGCTTTAAAGACGAGTACATGGCCGTTTTGGTCGATGTTCCTGTAGCTAACATCAAAAAAGCTGCTGTTGCCAGCCCTGGCGAATTGGAAGACATCATGTCAAAACTGCCAAGTTTTACCTTCACTCCTGGCACCGAGACCAAGCAGATCGCTGGTTTCAACTGCAAAAAAGTTGTAGCTAAGGACACCAAGACCAATACTTCATTTGATGCATGGGTAACTAACGACATCAGTGCACCGGCAAGTGCTTACAGTCAATTATATGCAAAATGCGGTGGTTTCCCGGTACAATTCACGATCACTCAACGTGGCCAAAACGTGACCAACACCCTCAAGAGTATCACTGATACTAAAGCACCTGCTGGTACTTTCGGTATCCCTGCTGGTTTCGATAAGATCACGATGACCGACCTGAGCGCCATGAGCGGCGGCAGATAAGCCATTCTTTTGAAAACTAAAAAAGCCATCCATTACTAAATGGATGGCTTTTTTTATGTATTTGCTTGAAAAAAGCTCACTTTTTATTCAATTCGTCGTTCAGTTTTTTGCTCAGGTTATTGAAGTAACGTTTAATGCCAAAGCCGATCACCCACTGTATTCCCCGGCTGGCGTTAGTGATGAATACCTCTTCTGCCTCGTTCAGAATATCGGGATTGATCTGCGCCTCCGTTACGGGTATCTCGTGCTCCTTGCATATTTCCATCACGGCCTGGCGCATCACTCCGGCCACACAACCTTCGCTTAGGGCTGGCGTATACAAATGGTCGTTATACCAAACAAAAACGTTAGAACTGGTTGACTCACATAAAAAGCCTTGCTGGTTTAGCAGAAACACATCATCCAGCTTATGCTGCTCTTTGTACAGTCCGGCCATCACATAAGGCAACGAGTTACACGTTTTGTAGTTGGATAGATAGTTCAGCGGCTTCAGAATCTCGGTGTACACATCCATTAGTAGGCCTTTTTGGTTGAGCAGATAACCGGTCTTACCATCGGGTACCATCTCCAGGCACCATCCAGAGCGGTTATCGGTGGGTGTGTACAAACCATCAGCGTCTCTGTAAACCGTAAGCCTCAGGCGGCCGTTGCGGGCTTTGTTCCAGGTAGCCAATTCTTCGGCCTTCTCTTTTAAGAACCACGCATCAAGGTAAGTATAGCCTTCGAGCTTTAGCGCTTTCATGCCATTTTGCAGCCTATCGGCGTGTAATGCTGCGAATTTGAGTTGCCCGTCAATGAACCGCATACTTTCAAAAAGACCATCGCCATATTTAAAAGCACGGTTGCCAACGGTAAGGAGGGGGCTATCAGCTGCTACCAGCTGGCCATTAAAATTAATAAAATGAGGCATCATGCGCTTAGAGAACAGATCAGCCGGCATTTTGCTCTACTCCGGCGGCAATATATTTTCGCCACTTTTGGAGCACAGCTTCCATATCGGCAGGTATGGGGGCTTCAAAATGAATACGTTCACGGGTGGTCGGGTGCACAAAGCCAAGCGTTTGCGCATGTAGGGCCTGGCGGGGCATCAGCTCAAAGCAATTCTCTACAAATTGCTTATATTTACTAAAGCTGGTCCCTTTCACGATCTTATCGCCGCCATAGGTAGCATCACTGAACAGCGGATGCCCAATATGCTTCATATGCGCCCGGATCTGGTGTGTGCGGCCGGTCTCCAATTGGCATTCGATCAGGGTAACGTAGCCGAAGCGTTCGAGCACTTTGTAATGGGTCACCGACCACTTGCCTTTGGTCTCGTCGTCATAAATGCTCATAACACGCCTATCGGCAATGCTACGGCCAATATAACCGGTCACGGTGCCGTCCTGCTCTATATCGCCCCAGGCTAATGCTACGTATTTACGGGTGATGGTGTGCTCATAGAACTGACGCGCCAGCCAGGTCATGGCCCGTTCGTTCTTGCTGATGAGTAACAGACCAGACGTGTCCTTGTCTATGCGGTGTACCAATCCTGGCCTTCCATCATTACCCGGCAAGGTAGGCAGTTGCTCAAAATGGTACACTAGCCCGTTCACCAGCGTGCCGGTGTAGTTATTATAACCCGGGTGTACCACCAGGCCGGCAGGTTTGTTCACCACCAGTACATCATCATCCTCGTAGGTGATGTCTAACGGAATGTTCTCAGGGTAAACTTCAGTATCGCGTGGCGGATGAGGCAACACCACCGATATCACATCCAATGGCTTAACACGATAGCTCGATTTGGCCAGCTTATCGTTCACCAGCACGTTTCCCAGCTCAATGGCATTTTGGATGCGGTTGCGCGAAGCGTTCTCGATACGGTGCATCAAAAATTTATCGATGCGTAGCAGGGATTGACCTTTGTCCACCACGATACGCAGGTGCTCATAAAGGTCCTGTTCTTCTACGTCAATCAATTCGGTTTCGCTTGCCATCGCCTGCAAAAATAACGTTTTTACACTGCGGGGACTCAGGTAATTTTTTTATTACATTTGGTCATGAAAAAACCATTACTTCCCCTAATTATGGTGCTTTCGCTTGGCCTCTATCAAGCTAAGGCACAGGATGGTGTATCTCAATTATTAAGAACGGCACCTGACGATGCCACTAAACTATTGAATGCCTACGCTGATCCCCTTTTTAAAGGGTTAGGTACCGGCATCAACAATGGATGGGCCAATACGGCCAAGTCAAAAGGGCTGCTGCATTTTGAGCTAAGGGTGTCGGCCTCGGGTACGTTTACTCCTACAGGCGATAAAAGCTTTGATGTTACACAGTTGGGCCTATCCAACAACGTACGTTTAGCGCCCGGTAGCCCAAGCACCAGCCCTACATTTGGCGGTAACAGTGGCGCCACGCCGGCCAAGCTTGACCTGTATAGCAACAACGGCAACAAGGTGGATCAGTTCACTCTGCCCGGCCGCATCACTCCTATAACTCCTGCACCTCAGGTACAACTGACCTTAGGGTTAATCCACAACACCGACGTCACCATACGTTACATCCCTAAAGTGAAGTTAGGCAGTGATAATATTGGCAAACTTGGCCTGATCGGCTTTGGCCTAAAGCATAACATCATGGAAGATATATTTGGCGGCATTGGCGGCAAATTGGTTCCATTTGACCTGGCCATTGCCGCAGGTTACACCCGTTTGAACTATGAGCTGCCTTTGGAAGTACGCCCAAGCTCGGGCAAGGTGCCCGACGCCTCAAGCGTAGGACGTACCGATTTTAGCGATCAGCGACTGGAGGGCCACTTTAACGGTTTCAACTTACAAGCGATCATCTCTAAAAAACTGGTGTTCTTTACTCCATTTGCCGCCGTAGGCTACAACACTACCCGTGCTAACGTGGCTTTGGCCGGTAACTTCCCCGTAACCAATGGTTTGGCCACTTACACGGTCTATACCGACCCTATCACGATCAAGCGCAATGCCATAAATGCCTTTAAAGTAGATGCCGGTTTTCAGCTTGATCTGGCCATCTTCAAATTTTACGCATCAGGAAGCTTAGCTAAATATAAGTCAGTTACCGCAGGTATCGGCTTAAGTCTGTAAATTTGACCATGATCGATCTGGAGATATTTAGCCCGATACACCGCTGGGAACATCCGGTATTCAGCAAGGCGGGGCTGAACGTCTTTATTAAGCGCGACGACCTTATCCATCCGCTTATATCGGGCAACAAATGGCGCAAGCTTAAATATGCGCTAACCGATGCCTGCTCAAAAAACAGAACGCACCTCGTCACTTTTGGGGGTGCGTTCTCCAATCACCTGCTGGCTACCGCAGCAGCCGCGGCCCGCTTTGGCTTCATGAGCACCGGCTTTGTGC
This window harbors:
- a CDS encoding DUF4412 domain-containing protein codes for the protein MNRFFTVAMGVALSTLALSASAQKNYTEGLATYTGSAGGQTLEAKVYFKGDSSATVMQQGPANIKVLGFKDEYMAVLVDVPVANIKKAAVASPGELEDIMSKLPSFTFTPGTETKQIAGFNCKKVVAKDTKTNTSFDAWVTNDISAPASAYSQLYAKCGGFPVQFTITQRGQNVTNTLKSITDTKAPAGTFGIPAGFDKITMTDLSAMSGGR
- a CDS encoding RluA family pseudouridine synthase, encoding MASETELIDVEEQDLYEHLRIVVDKGQSLLRIDKFLMHRIENASRNRIQNAIELGNVLVNDKLAKSSYRVKPLDVISVVLPHPPRDTEVYPENIPLDITYEDDDVLVVNKPAGLVVHPGYNNYTGTLVNGLVYHFEQLPTLPGNDGRPGLVHRIDKDTSGLLLISKNERAMTWLARQFYEHTITRKYVALAWGDIEQDGTVTGYIGRSIADRRVMSIYDDETKGKWSVTHYKVLERFGYVTLIECQLETGRTHQIRAHMKHIGHPLFSDATYGGDKIVKGTSFSKYKQFVENCFELMPRQALHAQTLGFVHPTTRERIHFEAPIPADMEAVLQKWRKYIAAGVEQNAG
- a CDS encoding DUF6588 family protein — encoded protein: MKKPLLPLIMVLSLGLYQAKAQDGVSQLLRTAPDDATKLLNAYADPLFKGLGTGINNGWANTAKSKGLLHFELRVSASGTFTPTGDKSFDVTQLGLSNNVRLAPGSPSTSPTFGGNSGATPAKLDLYSNNGNKVDQFTLPGRITPITPAPQVQLTLGLIHNTDVTIRYIPKVKLGSDNIGKLGLIGFGLKHNIMEDIFGGIGGKLVPFDLAIAAGYTRLNYELPLEVRPSSGKVPDASSVGRTDFSDQRLEGHFNGFNLQAIISKKLVFFTPFAAVGYNTTRANVALAGNFPVTNGLATYTVYTDPITIKRNAINAFKVDAGFQLDLAIFKFYASGSLAKYKSVTAGIGLSL
- a CDS encoding DUF808 domain-containing protein, which gives rise to MASGFFAILDDIGALMDDVAVATKVATGKTAGILGDDLAVNAEKATGFLSSRELPVLWAITKGSFLNKLIIVPIVLLLNAFFPIAIKIVLVLGGFYLAYEGVEKVIEFLFHRNKAGHEVIAERQDDQDAEKTKIRSAITTDMILSIEIVIIALSSVIDSSLTTQILTVSIVSILATVGVYGIVAIIVRMDDTGYKLIKLGNNKGMLLSVGNGLVKALPVIIKILSVVGTIALILVSGGIFSHNIEYAHHLLPSLPSFLKDLLLGIAGGLITVALVMAGKWLYKTVKPAA
- a CDS encoding ComEC/Rec2 family competence protein, translating into MLRIQKSEIPLFYWLLPFVAGIILGLWPVSPNVDSFVEATLLISAVLFLGSGLLYDTAKLHRWPWIGGLLLNILLISGGWYVMRQHDQLSSTDHFSRTNAAYMIVRITDEPRQKGIYTRMVAQVQATVDPRTIQHPATGKMLLTLAADSNSHLLRYGDQLVIPAIYKPIDPPFNPAEFNYKRYLAHQNIYHQAFITRTGLRIIEHDTGNPMVAFALNMRQRLVRSMKMYIHDQQAAAIASTLLLGYKADLSEDVLQAYSKTGTIHVLSVSGAHVAIFFVLISFLLRPFKHHRYGKLLNAVLSVTLVWAYAILTGLSPAVCRAALMLSMLIIGKAGSRQVHALNMLGFSAFVLLVYDPLLITDVGFQLSYLAVFGLVAVQPVIADPWEVENKWLKKLWYLCSASLAAQLVTFPLSIYYFHQFPVYFLISNLLIILPSEAIMMVGLAFLLTTFFPAIHTLSGWLAYLLEHLILFMNAILSYIEHLPFASWGKLWLNGAEHLLLYLVITLLIVYITYRRPYQLLSGVACLLVLCTSLSWKAINSQQHDQLIYLNLKKNTGIIFKTRDQAVVVSDLLPTDKKFNYSIRPCLDSLGVERMTAVPLSADLKTTYLQKRGPLIQFQKRTLLLIEPLLQKMVIANKLTVNDILLTHNPHTDIAPLLRNYRFERLIADANTSKQRSERLKHQADSAGVNLFLLRRNKALITLSKE
- a CDS encoding aminotransferase class IV — encoded protein: MPADLFSKRMMPHFINFNGQLVAADSPLLTVGNRAFKYGDGLFESMRFIDGQLKFAALHADRLQNGMKALKLEGYTYLDAWFLKEKAEELATWNKARNGRLRLTVYRDADGLYTPTDNRSGWCLEMVPDGKTGYLLNQKGLLMDVYTEILKPLNYLSNYKTCNSLPYVMAGLYKEQHKLDDVFLLNQQGFLCESTSSNVFVWYNDHLYTPALSEGCVAGVMRQAVMEICKEHEIPVTEAQINPDILNEAEEVFITNASRGIQWVIGFGIKRYFNNLSKKLNDELNKK
- a CDS encoding MerR family transcriptional regulator encodes the protein MPYKERDINKMYYTMGEVTAMFGVNHSLLRYYEKEFDVLQPKKNKKGNRYFTTEDIENLKIIFHLVRDKGFTIQGAKDHMKSNTNEVKDQQTILNSLENLKKFLLEVRDAL